The nucleotide sequence CTTGGCGATTTTAAATTGCCCAGCTCCTTGATGAAGTCGTAGCGCAAAATAATCTCAAAGGATCCATCATTAAAGGTTGCTTGTCCCAACTCTGTAGTTTCTTTGTCATAAGCCATTCCGATAAGGAATTTATTGGAGATATTGAAACCTACCATGGCACTTAATGCCGCATCCCAGCGATATGCTGCTCCAACTATAAATTTGTCATTGAGCATAAAATTGGCAGAAACGTCCACTTGCACAGGGGCACCTTGTACTATTTTCGTTAAAAGGGCAGGTTTAAATTTTAAATTGGTATTCAAATCGAACACATATCCTGTTATCAGATACAAATTCATCTGTTCCTTTGCTGTAGACAAAGCTTCGCCATCAAAATGTGTGGTCTGTAAAAATCGAGGCACCGACAAGCCCGCATAAAACTTCTCGGTATGATAGTATACACCAGCTCCGATATTGGGGGAGAATTTATTATCTACATCCTGTTGCAAAGTGGGGTCAGGTCCACCTGGGTTTGTATAATCCTGATTTAACTCGGAGAAACGTATATCCAGCATATGTGCACTGGCCTTTAAGCCAAAACTTAATCTACCTTCTTGGGAAGTATAGATGGTGTATGAAAAATCTCCGTCAAAATAAGTTTCGG is from Arenibacter algicola and encodes:
- a CDS encoding PorP/SprF family type IX secretion system membrane protein encodes the protein MPNLIKNILDSNQLLLCLFAVAMLVSNTVQSQQDAQYTQYMYNTVSVNPAYAGSRGHISIAALHRSQWVGLDGAPTTQTLNLHSPIGYRGVGLGISIVNDKIGPTSETYFDGDFSYTIYTSQEGRLSFGLKASAHMLDIRFSELNQDYTNPGGPDPTLQQDVDNKFSPNIGAGVYYHTEKFYAGLSVPRFLQTTHFDGEALSTAKEQMNLYLITGYVFDLNTNLKFKPALLTKIVQGAPVQVDVSANFMLNDKFIVGAAYRWDAALSAMVGFNISNKFLIGMAYDKETTELGQATFNDGSFEIILRYDFIKELGNLKSPRFF